The Chthoniobacterales bacterium genome includes a window with the following:
- the pssA gene encoding CDP-diacylglycerol--serine O-phosphatidyltransferase — translation MSTPNPKIYLLPNLMTAGNLFCGFAAVLCIYDGAQDTDFRLAALKFHDAIWFILAACIFDLLDGRLARLGGHDSAFGREFDSLADVVSFGIAPALLVYQIVLGEFQNLGWMVAFVYLACGTLRLARFNCVAAEGGGGGADKNFTGFPITAAAGVIASITLFLLWLDEGQRSIGRWKYVLPFLMIFLSAMMFSKVRYPSFKAVNWRTTQSATRFLIVIGLIAVTVKFYQWMAAIVFLVYLLYGFLRLLISPKRRREIEEEIGEEPAAEAPVEETP, via the coding sequence ATGAGCACGCCCAATCCCAAGATTTATCTGCTGCCGAATCTAATGACGGCCGGCAATCTCTTTTGCGGCTTCGCGGCCGTTCTGTGCATTTACGATGGCGCCCAGGACACGGATTTCCGGCTCGCGGCGCTGAAGTTTCACGACGCGATCTGGTTCATCCTCGCCGCCTGCATTTTCGATCTGCTTGATGGCCGGCTAGCCCGCCTCGGCGGACACGACAGCGCTTTCGGGCGCGAGTTCGACTCGCTCGCCGATGTGGTTTCGTTTGGAATCGCGCCTGCACTCCTGGTTTACCAGATTGTCCTGGGCGAATTCCAAAACCTCGGTTGGATGGTGGCCTTCGTTTACCTCGCCTGCGGGACCCTCCGGCTCGCCCGGTTTAATTGCGTCGCCGCGGAAGGCGGCGGAGGTGGGGCCGACAAGAACTTTACCGGCTTTCCAATCACAGCGGCGGCCGGCGTCATCGCCTCCATCACGCTTTTCCTCCTCTGGCTCGACGAAGGGCAGCGCTCGATCGGGAGATGGAAGTACGTGCTTCCGTTTTTGATGATCTTTTTGTCCGCCATGATGTTTAGCAAGGTGCGCTATCCCAGCTTCAAGGCGGTCAACTGGCGCACGACGCAGTCTGCCACTCGGTTCTTGATCGTGATCGGCCTCATTGCCGTCACGGTTAAGTTTTACCAGTGGATGGCGGCGATTGTCTTTCTCGTCTACCTCCTTTACGGATTTCTACGTCTGCTTATCTCTCCGAAGCGCCGGCGCGAGATCGAAGAAGAGATTGGGGAGGAGCCGGCCGCCGAGGCGCCCGTTGAGGAAACGCCGTAG
- a CDS encoding prepilin-type N-terminal cleavage/methylation domain-containing protein, producing MKREGGFTLMELAIAVVILVIILMLAVPSMNGVLADRRLRKSLDAFNSLVRQAHERSIAERRSYLIMWREGNLVLRPEALLRGEDREPVAVWKFNKGESLRISFPSALIDDPPPEWIFWSSGNCEPAVVTYRGRNGGWTARYSALTARAEVSNYVAR from the coding sequence ATGAAACGCGAGGGAGGATTTACGTTGATGGAGCTGGCGATTGCGGTCGTCATTCTCGTCATCATCCTCATGCTGGCGGTGCCGAGCATGAACGGTGTCCTGGCGGATCGGCGCCTGCGCAAGTCGCTCGATGCCTTTAACAGCCTTGTCCGCCAGGCTCACGAGCGGAGCATCGCCGAGCGGCGTTCCTATTTGATCATGTGGCGGGAGGGCAATTTGGTCTTGCGGCCGGAAGCCCTTCTTCGGGGAGAAGACCGTGAGCCGGTGGCCGTGTGGAAATTCAACAAGGGCGAATCGCTGCGCATTTCATTTCCTTCGGCCTTGATCGACGATCCGCCGCCGGAGTGGATCTTTTGGTCGTCAGGCAACTGTGAGCCTGCCGTCGTTACATATCGGGGAAGAAACGGCGGGTGGACGGCGAGGTATTCCGCCCTCACGGCCCGCGCCGAAGTTTCAAACTATGTGGCGCGATAA
- a CDS encoding FTR1 family protein, whose product MKEITALAKPSEIDAQLDPCSPHCRSARAAARRRSGMIAASLSLAAAAVVGVLIWQGLTEQGAPDPLRPNTSPTVAFLDIGVLVFREGLECILVLAAVTASMTGTKQAHRRPVAVGAAIAFGATLVTWLIAVRVLGSLMESVPALDLQAATGLLAVVVLLVIMNWFFHKIYWGGWIRAHNRRRKTLLANGSGSTHSRLWWGLVLLGFTSLYREGFEVVLFLQSYQLRLGGAVVFKGALLGLLLSGMVAVLTFILQQRLPYRKMLITTGILLGVVLLVMVGEQAQEMQLAHWISRTEIPWLVDVLPAWVGMWFAIFPTYETLIAQGVAAVLVVGSYYAARHFGGLPPELEETPQPAPDARIVEQLETVP is encoded by the coding sequence GTGAAGGAAATCACGGCGCTGGCAAAACCCTCGGAGATCGACGCCCAGCTCGACCCGTGTTCGCCCCATTGCCGGAGCGCTCGCGCCGCCGCCCGCCGCCGTTCCGGCATGATCGCCGCCAGCCTTTCCCTGGCGGCGGCCGCCGTCGTTGGGGTCCTGATCTGGCAAGGTTTGACCGAGCAGGGCGCTCCCGACCCGTTGCGGCCCAATACGAGCCCGACCGTCGCGTTTCTCGACATCGGGGTCCTTGTCTTTCGTGAAGGCCTGGAGTGCATCCTGGTGCTGGCTGCCGTGACGGCAAGCATGACCGGAACGAAACAAGCCCATCGCCGCCCCGTGGCCGTAGGCGCCGCCATTGCCTTCGGTGCGACTTTGGTCACGTGGTTGATCGCCGTGCGCGTTCTCGGCTCGCTCATGGAGAGCGTTCCGGCGCTCGATCTCCAGGCGGCGACCGGCTTGCTGGCCGTGGTCGTGCTCCTCGTGATCATGAACTGGTTCTTCCACAAAATTTATTGGGGCGGCTGGATTCGCGCGCACAATCGGCGGCGAAAGACGCTTCTCGCCAATGGAAGCGGGTCCACTCATTCGCGCTTGTGGTGGGGCCTGGTCCTGCTGGGATTCACCTCGCTTTACCGGGAAGGGTTCGAGGTGGTTCTTTTTCTCCAAAGCTATCAGCTGCGCCTGGGCGGCGCGGTGGTTTTCAAAGGCGCGCTCCTGGGTCTCCTGCTCTCCGGCATGGTGGCGGTGCTCACCTTTATTCTGCAACAGCGCCTGCCCTATCGAAAAATGCTGATCACGACGGGAATCCTCCTCGGCGTAGTTCTGCTGGTCATGGTGGGCGAACAGGCGCAGGAGATGCAGTTGGCCCACTGGATTTCGCGCACGGAAATTCCGTGGCTGGTCGACGTTCTCCCCGCCTGGGTTGGGATGTGGTTCGCGATTTTCCCGACCTACGAAACGCTCATCGCCCAGGGTGTCGCCGCCGTTTTGGTAGTCGGTTCGTATTATGCCGCCCGGCATTTTGGCGGGTTGCCACCCGAGCTCGAAGAAACGCCTCAGCCCGCGCCGGACGCGCGGATCGTGGAGCAGCTGGAAACTGTTCCATGA
- a CDS encoding DUF6662 family protein: MTKRILFILAAITLLPLFSSEAGSRRFTYVYEVTTSPPGDVEIENWVMWKTRKPDDHGFDQVEFRHELEFGITDKFQMAVYVADWNYHHGISAGEPGFTLEGSAIELIYNFTNPVDDPIGLSVYQEFKAGYRLFESESKILAQKNFGRFVVAYNAVLEAEWEGEGLEEREGEFQQSLGLSYEVNPHFLFGAELLHEIAFPDWSESEPGKFFAGPNVSFRKNNWWVTLTALGQVTNAGDEPDLQVRTIFGFSF; encoded by the coding sequence ATGACAAAACGCATTCTCTTTATCCTCGCCGCGATCACGCTACTGCCGCTGTTTTCATCCGAGGCCGGCTCACGGCGCTTCACCTACGTTTATGAAGTGACCACTTCGCCCCCGGGCGATGTCGAAATTGAAAACTGGGTGATGTGGAAAACGCGAAAACCGGACGATCACGGGTTCGACCAGGTCGAATTCCGGCACGAGCTCGAATTCGGAATCACCGACAAATTCCAGATGGCGGTTTACGTCGCCGACTGGAACTACCATCACGGGATATCGGCGGGCGAACCCGGCTTCACCCTCGAAGGTTCCGCGATCGAGCTGATCTACAACTTCACCAACCCCGTGGATGACCCGATCGGCCTCTCGGTTTACCAGGAATTCAAGGCTGGCTATCGGCTCTTCGAATCGGAGTCGAAAATTCTGGCCCAAAAGAATTTTGGCCGCTTCGTCGTCGCCTACAATGCGGTTCTCGAGGCTGAATGGGAGGGCGAAGGACTCGAGGAGCGCGAAGGCGAATTCCAGCAGTCGTTAGGCCTGAGCTATGAGGTGAACCCGCACTTCCTTTTCGGCGCCGAGCTCCTCCACGAAATCGCCTTTCCCGATTGGTCGGAATCTGAGCCCGGTAAATTTTTCGCCGGTCCCAACGTTTCCTTCCGGAAGAATAACTGGTGGGTCACCCTGACCGCGTTGGGCCAGGTGACCAACGCCGGCGACGAACCGGACCTTCAAGTTCGAACCATCTTTGGCTTCTCGTTTTAA
- a CDS encoding PilT/PilU family type 4a pilus ATPase — protein sequence MDRKTVDALLTGMLESSEDVSDLLFISGKPPLVEVHGRLSEFQIDTPGSVLTPQQIEQLAGQIINGNERLRLDFANTGSCDCSYAIENIARFRVNIFKQNGRHAIVMRKLRSKIPTLDSLGLPPIFREMVKEKDGIILLTGGTGTGKTTTLAAMINELNQTQDIHIVTLEDPIEFFHEHGKAAISQRELGKDFPNFADGMRAALRQAPKAILVGEIRDRETLEIAMTASETGHVVFTTLHTTNAGQTINRILGMFPREEEAQLRQRLSPLLRYVVSQRLVNKVNGGRLLVTEIMGSNLRTRETILYGESENKSFQEIIEAATNQGWHTFDQSILEAYKADIVSEETAMTSCTNKGKMRRDIDQIQRQRGAKLEQAPSGLKMNIPEPIRIIEEPVSPPSPPPLAR from the coding sequence ATGGACCGGAAGACAGTTGACGCATTGCTAACCGGCATGCTCGAAAGCAGCGAGGATGTTTCCGACCTGCTTTTCATCTCGGGAAAGCCGCCGCTGGTTGAGGTCCACGGCCGGTTAAGCGAATTTCAGATCGACACGCCGGGATCGGTCCTCACCCCGCAACAAATCGAGCAACTGGCTGGGCAAATCATCAACGGCAACGAGCGTCTCCGTTTGGACTTCGCCAACACAGGGTCGTGCGATTGCAGCTACGCCATCGAAAATATCGCCCGCTTCCGGGTCAACATCTTCAAACAGAATGGCCGTCACGCTATCGTGATGCGCAAACTGCGATCAAAGATTCCGACGCTCGATAGCCTCGGACTGCCGCCAATTTTCCGCGAAATGGTCAAGGAAAAGGACGGCATCATTCTTCTCACCGGCGGGACGGGGACCGGCAAGACCACCACCCTGGCGGCGATGATAAACGAGCTGAACCAGACGCAGGATATCCACATCGTTACCCTCGAGGATCCCATCGAATTTTTTCACGAACATGGCAAGGCCGCGATCAGCCAGCGCGAGTTAGGCAAGGATTTTCCAAACTTCGCGGATGGCATGCGGGCGGCGTTGCGTCAGGCGCCGAAGGCAATCCTGGTCGGCGAAATTCGTGACCGCGAGACGCTCGAGATAGCGATGACGGCCTCTGAAACCGGCCACGTTGTTTTTACCACTCTCCACACGACCAATGCCGGCCAGACCATCAACCGGATCCTTGGCATGTTTCCGCGCGAGGAAGAGGCCCAACTCCGCCAACGCCTCTCCCCACTGCTCCGCTACGTCGTCAGCCAGCGACTCGTGAACAAGGTGAATGGCGGCCGTCTGCTCGTTACGGAAATCATGGGCAGCAATCTGCGCACGCGCGAAACCATTCTTTACGGCGAATCGGAGAACAAATCGTTTCAGGAGATCATCGAAGCGGCCACGAACCAGGGGTGGCACACGTTCGACCAATCGATCCTCGAAGCCTACAAGGCCGACATCGTCAGCGAAGAAACCGCGATGACGTCCTGCACGAACAAAGGCAAAATGCGCCGGGATATCGATCAGATCCAAAGACAGCGCGGCGCCAAGCTGGAACAGGCGCCTTCCGGGCTGAAGATGAATATCCCCGAACCGATCCGGATCATCGAAGAACCGGTCTCGCCTCCGTCCCCGCCGCCTTTGGCGCGGTAA
- a CDS encoding type II secretion system protein GspJ: MVKGRRSRGFTLLEIALAAGILGMMCLAIYRFVQSNITVLRLNASETMEEARYSGLLDLLTTEWQELPPGVGALSGEPFKFNDRPRDEITWFCSTGPGLLTRYAEGEFAVRMRLRPMEKSDKMQLGFLRRPRDAAEGSDDGETWVPVMDDVRGMRIRYFDPRLNAWVDRWTDSSTLPRLVEVILERPNRANWQAIIALGRTPL, translated from the coding sequence ATGGTTAAAGGGCGCCGTTCCCGCGGGTTTACGCTCCTCGAAATCGCGCTGGCCGCGGGCATTCTGGGAATGATGTGCCTGGCGATTTATCGCTTCGTGCAATCAAACATCACGGTCCTGCGCCTCAATGCGTCCGAAACAATGGAAGAAGCGCGTTACTCGGGATTGCTCGATCTTCTGACCACCGAGTGGCAGGAGCTGCCGCCGGGTGTCGGCGCGCTGAGCGGCGAACCTTTCAAGTTCAACGACCGACCCCGCGATGAGATCACCTGGTTTTGTTCAACCGGTCCCGGGCTCCTGACCCGCTACGCCGAAGGCGAATTTGCCGTTCGCATGCGGCTGCGGCCGATGGAGAAGAGTGACAAAATGCAGCTGGGGTTTCTGCGCAGGCCACGGGACGCCGCGGAAGGCTCTGACGACGGGGAAACCTGGGTTCCGGTGATGGATGACGTGCGCGGGATGCGCATTCGATATTTCGATCCGCGATTGAACGCCTGGGTCGATCGATGGACCGATTCCTCGACTCTACCTCGACTCGTCGAAGTAATTCTGGAGAGGCCAAATCGGGCAAACTGGCAGGCAATTATCGCCCTGGGGCGAACTCCTCTCTAA
- a CDS encoding sugar phosphate nucleotidyltransferase, with protein sequence MNKAVLLAAGRGTRMRELTEALPKPMLEVRGKPVLQHIVEGLRDAGLIDLLIVVGWRAEVVREFFQNGSKLGVRIDYTTQEAQNGTGKVVELARPFVGSEPFVLSYGDILVAPQNYSRICAALADAEAVVSVKRSDDVSQGGAVFVNEEFHLVDLREKPKPGEPTSPWYNAGVYVFRSSIFDHIAKLERSPRGEYELTDAIRNLALAGKKVRALELSGDWADVRDPEILARLNAKP encoded by the coding sequence ATGAACAAGGCCGTTCTATTAGCCGCCGGCCGCGGGACCAGAATGCGTGAGCTCACGGAAGCGCTCCCCAAGCCGATGCTCGAGGTGCGCGGCAAGCCGGTCCTGCAGCATATCGTCGAAGGGCTGCGCGATGCGGGCCTGATTGACTTATTGATCGTCGTCGGCTGGCGCGCAGAGGTCGTGCGCGAATTTTTCCAGAACGGTTCGAAGCTCGGAGTGCGCATCGATTACACCACTCAGGAGGCGCAGAACGGGACCGGCAAGGTCGTTGAATTGGCGCGTCCGTTTGTCGGCAGCGAACCGTTTGTCCTGAGTTACGGCGACATTCTTGTGGCGCCGCAAAATTATTCGCGGATTTGCGCGGCACTAGCGGACGCCGAAGCAGTGGTCAGCGTGAAGCGGAGCGACGACGTCAGCCAGGGCGGCGCTGTTTTCGTGAATGAAGAATTCCACCTCGTCGATCTGCGTGAGAAACCGAAACCCGGAGAGCCGACCAGTCCCTGGTACAACGCCGGGGTGTATGTCTTTCGATCGAGTATCTTCGATCACATTGCGAAGCTCGAGCGTTCGCCGCGCGGCGAATACGAGCTCACCGACGCGATCCGCAATCTCGCGCTGGCCGGGAAGAAAGTTCGGGCGCTCGAGTTATCGGGAGATTGGGCCGATGTAAGGGACCCTGAGATCCTGGCGCGACTAAATGCAAAACCGTAG